The genomic segment TCAACACTGCCATTCCGGGTCCACTCTGTCTGGTCTGCCCTGTCCTGCCGCGGTTAACCCGTTCACATCATTATCCGGAATCCGTTGACATTCCACTCGAATCCGAACCTTCCGGCTTGGGATTCGGCACCGCTCCGGCCGCCGGCGGCGCCACCGGCCGGGCCGGGCTGGCCCGCCGTATCGTGCGCGCCAGGTCGGTCAGAAGCGCCCGGCCGTCCTTGCCGGCCATCGGGCTGCCCTTGCGGGCATAAAGCGCCAGCGCGATCAGGTGACCGTTCAGCGCCATCCCCCCGCGCCAGTGCCGCGCATCGCCGCCCTCAAGAATTCCGTCACCGCCGCTGGCAAAATGCACCAGCGTGACATCCCGGGTCTCATGGGTGGCGATCACTTCGGCCGGCGCCATCAGCGCGGCAATCTCCGCCGCGCTCGGCCGGGCCGCATCCGGCGTGTCGGGCAGAACCGAAATGGTCATCAGCAGCGGCTCCACCCCGTGGCCCCGCAGCCCGCTCAGCGACTCGCAACTGGCCAGCAGCACGAACCCGCCATCCCGTCCGCGGCGCAGCGTGCGCTTGTCGATGCAATAGCCGTTAGGCCCGCGCACGATGACGTCGCCATCGTACATCTCGACCTTGCGCGCCGCGTCGCTCGTGACCGCCTCGCTGCCCGAGGCGAGAAAGCTCAGCGCCCCGCTGTCGGCCCCGAGACAGCCCGCCAGCGGCAGCACCGCCGCCAGTGCCACGGCCCGAAGAAACCCCCGGGCCGTGCGCCTGTCAGATATCCATGTAGACATGCCGTTCGGCCTTGCCCCCGGGATGGGTGACCGCGCCCTTGTAGGTCTCGCCCACAAGCTTGGCGTATTTCCACAGCGCGCCCGAGGCATAGATCGTCTCGCGCGGGCCGCCCCACGCCTCTTTCCGCTTGGCAAGCTCCTCGTCCGACAGGTCGACCGACAGCTCGCCCTCGATAGCGTTGATGGTGATCATGTCGCCATTCTGCAAAAGCGCGATCGGCCCGCCATGCGCGGCCTCCGGGCCCACGTGGCCCACGCAGAAGCCCCGCGTCGCGCCCGAGAAGCGGCCATCGGTGATCAGCGCGACCTTCTTGCCCATGCCCTGGCCCGACAGGGCGGCGGTGGTGGCCAGCATCTCGCGCATGCCGGGGCCGCCGGCGGGGCCCTCGTTGCGGATGACGATCACCTCGCCTTCCTCGTAACCGCGGTTCTGCACGGCGGCAAAAGCGTCTTCCTCGCATTCAAAGACCCGCGCCGGGCCGGTGAACACCTGGTTCTCGGCGGCGATCCCCGCCACCTTCACGATGGCGCCCGCGGGGGCAAGGTTGCCCTTCAGGCCGACGACGCCGCCGGTCTTGGTGATCGGTTTGTCGATCGGGTAGATCACCCGGCCGTCCGCCTCGCGGTCGATCCGGTCAAGCTCCTCGCCGATGCTGCGCCCGCTCGCGGTCACGCAATCCTCGTGGATGAGGCCGGCCTTGCGCAGCTCCTTCATCACCACCGGGATACCGCCCGCGTCGAACAGGTCCTTCGCCACGAATTGCCCGCCCGGCTTGAGGTCGACGAAATACGGCGTGTCCCGGAAAATCTCGCAGACATCATCGAGGTAGAAATCGATCCCCGCCTCGTGCGCAATCGCCGGCAGGTGCAGGCCCGCATTGGTCGACCCGCCGGTGCAGGCCACGACCCGCGCGGCGTTCTCGAGGCTTTTCTGGGTGACCACGTCCCGCGCGCGGATGTTCTTGTCGAGCAGGTGCATCACCGCGTGCCCCGACGCCTCGCCATACTGGTCGCGGCTTTCATAAGGCGCCGGCATGCCCGAGCTGTTCATCAGCGCCAGCCCGATCGCCTCGGACACGCAGGCCATGGTGTTGGCGGTGAACTGCCCGCCACAGGCGCCCGCGCTCGGGCAGGCCACGCGCTCGAGCATTTCCAGCGCCTTGTCGGACAACTCCTTGTTCTGGTGCCGGCCGACGGCCTCGAACATGTCCTGCACCGTCAGGTCGCGGGAACGGAAATCTTCCGGAATTTCATCCACCTGCGGCGCCTTGCCCGGCAGGATCGACCCGCCATAGATGAACACGCTCGGCACGTTCAGCCGGACCATTGCCATCATCATCCCCGGCAGCGACTTGTCGCAGCCAGCCAGCCCCACAAGCGCGTCGTAGCAATGCCCGCGCATGGTCAGCTCGACCGTGTCGGCAATTGCCTCACGGCTCGCCAGAGACGAGCGCATGCCCTCGTGGCCCATGGCGATCCCGTCGGTGACGGTGATGGTGGTGAATTCCCGCGGCGTGCCGTGGGCTTCCTTCACCCCGCCCTTCACCGCCTGCGCCTGGCGGCTCAGCGCGATGTTGCAGGGCGCGGCCTCGTTCCAGCAGGTGGCGACGCCGACCAGAGGCTGGTGAATCTCTTCCTCGGTCATGCCCATGGCATAATAGTAGGACCGGTGTGGCGCGCGGGCGGGGCCCTCGGTCACGTATCGGCTGGGCAGCTTGGTCTTGTCGAATTTCGTCATCTGGGGGCCTCCTCGAACGTCGTCTCAACGGTCTAGGATAGAGCCGCGCGCGGGGCAAGCGGCTTGTCCCCCTCGAACCCTGCGCTCAATTGCCCTGACAGATGCCTCCGGCGGGGATATTTTCACCAAGAAGAAGCCGGTGGTGCACCCCCCTGCTTCTTCTGGCTGGAAATATCCCGGGGGAGACGGTGAAATCCCGTAGGATTTCACCGTTGGGGGCAGCGCCCCCTTATTCCGCCGCTCTCAAGGCCGCCTGAGCACAGAAGCACGATGCCGCCACCGCCTTGTCGGCGCGGGCCTGGGCGAGGTCGAGCCGCTGGCGCACCTGGGCGATCTCCACCGTCTCGGCCCGGGCCTTCAGGCAGTCATGCAGCCCCTTCAGCGCCCAGACATTGTCCGGGTGTACCGTCGCCCGCGACAGCTGTCCGCCGAGGCCGAGATCCTCGCGGAACACCCCCTCGGCCTCGTCGATCCGCCCCTGCTCCAGCAGCAGCGCGCCCATCGCATGGCGGGTGGGCTGCATCCAGCCCCATGGCTCGTCATAGGGCAGGTTGTCGTCAAGCTCGACCGACCGGCGCAAAGCCCCGAAGGCCTCGTCGTGCCGTCCCTCGCGGTAGAGGATCTCGCCGCGCAGCATTTCCGCCCCGATCGCCAGCAGGTCGACCACCTTGTTGTTGTGCACCCGCCGGCTCTCCGGCACCCGCGCCATCGCGGCGTGGTAGAGCGTCTCCTCGGCCAGGGCCTGTTCCACCTCGCCCAGTGCCGCATGCCCCACGCCGCGCGCATAGTGCACATGGGCCGCAAGGGTGCAGTACAGCTCCGTGTCCTCGGGCAGGTCCAGTTCCGTCGCCTCGCGCCAGCGTCCGAACCGCACCAGCACATGTGGCTCGAACCCCAGGTAGGCCTCGAAGTAATCCGCCATCGGCGGGCTCTCCATCCGCAGCATCTCTTCCGGCACCGTCTCGGCCGCGCCGCGCACCGCCCGCAGCGCCGGCTCGATCTGGCCAAGGAACATCGCCCCGTAGATGACGAAATGGTAATTGTGCAGCCGGTAGCCCGAGTAGATGTTGAAAGCGCCCCGCTCGCGCCAGAACCGCACGTCGGCCACGACGGCCGCCTCGTTCCAGTCGACCACGTTCTGGTAATGCCCGCACAGCACGTCGATATGGGTCGGCATATGGATCAGGTGCCCCGCATCCGGCACCAGCCGGCGCAGCGCATCGCCCGCCTTCAGCGCCTTCTCGGGGAAGGGCGACATCTCCATCAGGTGGACATAGAGGTGCAGCAGCCCCGGATGCCCCATGGCGCCCGGAAGCTCCGCCATCGCGGTTTCCAGCACGGCCTGCGCCTCGACGGTCAAGGCGCCGGGGGCGGGCGTGCCGCTGGGCAGGTCCCACATCTTCCAGGGCGTCACGTTGAGCAGCGACTCGGCGAAGACGGTACATATCTCGAGATTGCCGGAATGCGCGCCATAGGCCATGCGCATGGCATCGGCGAAATCGGTGTTCCAGCCCTTCATCACCTCGAGGTCCGCGGGCTCGTCCTGCGGGTACCGTGCCGGCAAAGCGCGGATCAGCGCGGCCTCCCAGGCCGTCACACCGGCGAC from the Roseovarius indicus genome contains:
- the ilvD gene encoding dihydroxy-acid dehydratase; the encoded protein is MTKFDKTKLPSRYVTEGPARAPHRSYYYAMGMTEEEIHQPLVGVATCWNEAAPCNIALSRQAQAVKGGVKEAHGTPREFTTITVTDGIAMGHEGMRSSLASREAIADTVELTMRGHCYDALVGLAGCDKSLPGMMMAMVRLNVPSVFIYGGSILPGKAPQVDEIPEDFRSRDLTVQDMFEAVGRHQNKELSDKALEMLERVACPSAGACGGQFTANTMACVSEAIGLALMNSSGMPAPYESRDQYGEASGHAVMHLLDKNIRARDVVTQKSLENAARVVACTGGSTNAGLHLPAIAHEAGIDFYLDDVCEIFRDTPYFVDLKPGGQFVAKDLFDAGGIPVVMKELRKAGLIHEDCVTASGRSIGEELDRIDREADGRVIYPIDKPITKTGGVVGLKGNLAPAGAIVKVAGIAAENQVFTGPARVFECEEDAFAAVQNRGYEEGEVIVIRNEGPAGGPGMREMLATTAALSGQGMGKKVALITDGRFSGATRGFCVGHVGPEAAHGGPIALLQNGDMITINAIEGELSVDLSDEELAKRKEAWGGPRETIYASGALWKYAKLVGETYKGAVTHPGGKAERHVYMDI
- a CDS encoding tetratricopeptide repeat protein translates to MDGYFDLGAHSFPVSTASAEAQLWFDRGLLWTYGYNHEEAVACFDRAIAADPGCAMAHWGKGYAAGPNYNMPWDLFDKAGREAALTVGRACAHAALERVAGVTAWEAALIRALPARYPQDEPADLEVMKGWNTDFADAMRMAYGAHSGNLEICTVFAESLLNVTPWKMWDLPSGTPAPGALTVEAQAVLETAMAELPGAMGHPGLLHLYVHLMEMSPFPEKALKAGDALRRLVPDAGHLIHMPTHIDVLCGHYQNVVDWNEAAVVADVRFWRERGAFNIYSGYRLHNYHFVIYGAMFLGQIEPALRAVRGAAETVPEEMLRMESPPMADYFEAYLGFEPHVLVRFGRWREATELDLPEDTELYCTLAAHVHYARGVGHAALGEVEQALAEETLYHAAMARVPESRRVHNNKVVDLLAIGAEMLRGEILYREGRHDEAFGALRRSVELDDNLPYDEPWGWMQPTRHAMGALLLEQGRIDEAEGVFREDLGLGGQLSRATVHPDNVWALKGLHDCLKARAETVEIAQVRQRLDLAQARADKAVAASCFCAQAALRAAE